A genomic window from Canis aureus isolate CA01 chromosome 2, VMU_Caureus_v.1.0, whole genome shotgun sequence includes:
- the HGFAC gene encoding hepatocyte growth factor activator serine protease isoform X1, translated as MLSGPRPVWLMPEGDTWTRRGELGSRHGGHVGPALEAARVNHFQEALTSPCPSGCSGLLLPPHASPGGAMGRWAWGPSLCPLPGMALLLLLLLLLVPHGAQPQAGGNLTEPPEPNATVTPGTPMIPVTSVTPVTPATSAPEAQGPRGRGLTPPPRAAPSSSSPGDPVLTVDGQPCRFPFRYGGRMLHACTSEGSAHRKWCATTHNYDRDRAWGYCVQAPVSREGPAALDSCASSPCLNGGSCSHTQDPGSYHCTCPMAFTGRNCDTEKCFDETRYEHLEAGDRWARVSQGQVEQCECAGGQIRCEGTRHTACLSSPCLNGGTCHLIVATGTTVCSCPPGHAGRLCNIVPSQRCFVGNGTEYRGVASTAASGLSCLAWNSDLLYQELHVDSVGAAALLGLGPHAYCRNPDKDERPWCYVVKDSALSWEYCRLAACESLARIPSLTTAVLLSQAEPAPVGRQTCGKRHKKRTFLRPRIIGGSSSLPGSHPWLAAIYIGDSFCAGSLVHTCWVVSAAHCFSNSPRRESVLVVLGQHFFNQTTDVTQTFGIEKYIPYPMYSVFNPSDHDLVLIRLKKKGDRCAIRSQFVQPICLPEPSSPFPTGHKCQIAGWGHQDENVSGYSSSLREALVPLVADHKCSSPEVYGADISPNMLCAGYFDCKSDACQGDSGGPLACEKNGVAYLYGIISWGDGCGRLNKPGVYTRVAKYVDWIKDRIWPSKRPSDPS; from the exons ATGTTGTCAGGTCCAAGGCCCGTGTGGCTGATGCCAGAGGGAGACACCTGGACCAGGCGGGGTGAGCTGGGCAGCAGACATGGGGGACATGTGGGCCCGGCACTGGAGGCGGCCAGAGTTAATCATTTCCAGGAGGCCTTGACCTCCCCCTGCCCTAGTGGCTGTTCTggcctcctgctgccccctcacgccagcccaggaggagccatGGGGCGCTGGGCCTGGGGTCCCAGCCTTTGCCCCCTGCCGGGAAtggccctgctcctgctcctgctgctgctgctggtgcctCACGGGGCTCAGCCCCAGGCTGGTGGG AACCTCACAGAACCCCCAGAACCTAACGCCACAGTGACCCCTGGGACCCCCATGATCCCTGTAACCTCGGTGACCCCTGTGACCCCAGCCACGAGTGCTCCAGAGGCACAGGGACCCCGTGGTAGGGGGCTCACCCCCCCGCCCAGGGCAGCTCCCTCCAGCAGCAGCCCTGGGGACCCAG TGCTCACAGTGGATGGGCAGCCCTGCAGGTTCCCCTTCCGCTATGGCGGCCGCATGCTCCACGCCTGCACTTCAGAAGGAAGCGCCCACAGGAAGTG GTGTGCCACCACTCACAACTATGACCGCGACAGGGCCTGGGGCTACTGTGTGCAGGCTCCGGTGTCCAGGGAGGGCCCAG CTGCCCTGGACTCCTGTGCCTCCAGCCCCTGCCTCAACGGGGGCTCATGCTCCCacacccaggaccccgggtcctACCACTGCACCTGCCCCATGGCCTTCACAGGCAGGAACTGCGACACAG AAAAATGCTTTGATGAGACACGCTATGAGCACCTGGAGGCAGGCGATCGCTGGGCCCGAGTGAGCCAGGGCCAAGTGGAACAGTGTGAGTGTGCTGGGGGCCAGATCCGCTGCGAGGGCACCCGCCACACAG CTTGCCTGAGCAGTCCATGCCTGAACGGGGGCACCTGCCACCTGATCGTGGCCACTGGGACCACCGTGTGCTCCTGCCCGCCGGGCCATGCTGGGCGACTCTGCAACATTG TGCCCAGCCAGCGCTGCTTCGTGGGGAATGGCACCGAGTATCGAGGCGTGGCCAGCACGGCGGCCTCGGGGCTCAGCTGTCTGGCCTGGAACTCTGACCTGCTCTACCAGGAGCTGCACGTGGATTCGGTGGGCGCCGCGGCCCTGCTCGGCCTGGGCCCCCACGCCTACTGCCG GAACCCTGACAAGGACGAGAGGCCCTGGTGCTACGTGGTCAAGGACAGTGCGCTCTCCTGGGAGTACTGCCGCCTGGCGGCCTGCG AATCCCTGGCCAGAATTCCATCTCTGACCACTGCGGTCCTGCTGAGCCAGGCTGAGCCTGCCCCAGTGGGGCGCCAGACCTGTGGCAAGAGGCACAAGAAAAGGACCTTCCTACGGCCACGCATCATCGGAGGTTCATCTTCTCTGCCTGGCTCCCACCCCTGGCTGGCCGCCATCTATATCGGAGACAGCTTCTGTGCAGGGAGTCTTGTCCACACCTGCTGGGTGGTGTCCGCAGCGCACTGCTTCTCCAATAG CCCCCGCAGGGAAAGTGTCTTAGTGGTCCTAGGCCAGCACTTCTTCAACCAAACAACGGATGTAACACAGACGTTTGGCATCGAGAAGTATATCCCGTACCCCATGTACTCAGTGTTCAACCCCAGTGACCATGACCTGG TCTTGATCCGGCTGAAGAAGAAGGGGGACCGCTGTGCCATCCGCTCCCAGTTTGTCCAGCCCATCTGCCTGCCTGAGCCCAGCAGCCCCTTCCCCACTGGGCACAAGTGCCAAATTGCGGGCTGGGGCCACCAGGATGAGA ATGTGAGTGGCTACTCCAGCTCCCTGCGGGAGGCGCTGGTCCCCCTGGTCGCAGACCACAAGTGCAGCAGCCCCGAGGTGTACGGAGCAGACATTAGCCCCAACATGCTGTGTGCAGGTTACTTCGACTGCAAGTCTGATGCCTGCCAG GGGGACTCAGGCGGGCCCCTGGCCTGTGAGAAGAACGGCGTGGCCTACCTATACGGCATCATCAGTTGGGGTGACGGCTGTGGGAGGCTTAACAAACCTGGCGTCTATACCCGTGTAGCCAAGTACGTGGACTGGATCAAAGACCGGATATGGCCCTCTAAACGCCCTTCGGATCCCTCCTGA
- the HGFAC gene encoding hepatocyte growth factor activator serine protease isoform X2 yields MLSGPRPVWLMPEGDTWTRRGELGSRHGGHVGPALEAARVNHFQEALTSPCPSGCSGLLLPPHASPGGAMGRWAWGPSLCPLPGMALLLLLLLLLVPHGAQPQAGGNLTEPPEPNATVTPGTPMIPVTSVTPVTPATSAPEAQGPRGRGLTPPPRAAPSSSSPGDPVLTVDGQPCRFPFRYGGRMLHACTSEGSAHRKWCATTHNYDRDRAWGYCVQAPVSREGPAALDSCASSPCLNGGSCSHTQDPGSYHCTCPMAFTGRNCDTEKCFDETRYEHLEAGDRWARVSQGQVEQCECAGGQIRCEGTRHTACLSSPCLNGGTCHLIVATGTTVCSCPPGHAGRLCNIVPSQRCFVGNGTEYRGVASTAASGLSCLAWNSDLLYQELHVDSVGAAALLGLGPHAYCRNPDKDERPWCYVVKDSALSWEYCRLAACESLARIPSLTTAVLLSQAEPAPVGRQTCGKRHKKRTFLRPRIIGGSSSLPGSHPWLAAIYIGDSFCAGSLVHTCWVVSAAHCFSNSPRRESVLVVLGQHFFNQTTDVTQTFGIEKYIPYPMYSVFNPSDHDLVLIRLKKKGDRCAIRSQFVQPICLPEPSSPFPTGHKCQIAGWGHQDENVSGYSSSLREALVPLVADHKCSSPEVYGADISPNMLCAGYFDCKSDACQQPCRRGTQAGPWPVRRTAWPTYTASSVGVTAVGGLTNLASIPV; encoded by the exons ATGTTGTCAGGTCCAAGGCCCGTGTGGCTGATGCCAGAGGGAGACACCTGGACCAGGCGGGGTGAGCTGGGCAGCAGACATGGGGGACATGTGGGCCCGGCACTGGAGGCGGCCAGAGTTAATCATTTCCAGGAGGCCTTGACCTCCCCCTGCCCTAGTGGCTGTTCTggcctcctgctgccccctcacgccagcccaggaggagccatGGGGCGCTGGGCCTGGGGTCCCAGCCTTTGCCCCCTGCCGGGAAtggccctgctcctgctcctgctgctgctgctggtgcctCACGGGGCTCAGCCCCAGGCTGGTGGG AACCTCACAGAACCCCCAGAACCTAACGCCACAGTGACCCCTGGGACCCCCATGATCCCTGTAACCTCGGTGACCCCTGTGACCCCAGCCACGAGTGCTCCAGAGGCACAGGGACCCCGTGGTAGGGGGCTCACCCCCCCGCCCAGGGCAGCTCCCTCCAGCAGCAGCCCTGGGGACCCAG TGCTCACAGTGGATGGGCAGCCCTGCAGGTTCCCCTTCCGCTATGGCGGCCGCATGCTCCACGCCTGCACTTCAGAAGGAAGCGCCCACAGGAAGTG GTGTGCCACCACTCACAACTATGACCGCGACAGGGCCTGGGGCTACTGTGTGCAGGCTCCGGTGTCCAGGGAGGGCCCAG CTGCCCTGGACTCCTGTGCCTCCAGCCCCTGCCTCAACGGGGGCTCATGCTCCCacacccaggaccccgggtcctACCACTGCACCTGCCCCATGGCCTTCACAGGCAGGAACTGCGACACAG AAAAATGCTTTGATGAGACACGCTATGAGCACCTGGAGGCAGGCGATCGCTGGGCCCGAGTGAGCCAGGGCCAAGTGGAACAGTGTGAGTGTGCTGGGGGCCAGATCCGCTGCGAGGGCACCCGCCACACAG CTTGCCTGAGCAGTCCATGCCTGAACGGGGGCACCTGCCACCTGATCGTGGCCACTGGGACCACCGTGTGCTCCTGCCCGCCGGGCCATGCTGGGCGACTCTGCAACATTG TGCCCAGCCAGCGCTGCTTCGTGGGGAATGGCACCGAGTATCGAGGCGTGGCCAGCACGGCGGCCTCGGGGCTCAGCTGTCTGGCCTGGAACTCTGACCTGCTCTACCAGGAGCTGCACGTGGATTCGGTGGGCGCCGCGGCCCTGCTCGGCCTGGGCCCCCACGCCTACTGCCG GAACCCTGACAAGGACGAGAGGCCCTGGTGCTACGTGGTCAAGGACAGTGCGCTCTCCTGGGAGTACTGCCGCCTGGCGGCCTGCG AATCCCTGGCCAGAATTCCATCTCTGACCACTGCGGTCCTGCTGAGCCAGGCTGAGCCTGCCCCAGTGGGGCGCCAGACCTGTGGCAAGAGGCACAAGAAAAGGACCTTCCTACGGCCACGCATCATCGGAGGTTCATCTTCTCTGCCTGGCTCCCACCCCTGGCTGGCCGCCATCTATATCGGAGACAGCTTCTGTGCAGGGAGTCTTGTCCACACCTGCTGGGTGGTGTCCGCAGCGCACTGCTTCTCCAATAG CCCCCGCAGGGAAAGTGTCTTAGTGGTCCTAGGCCAGCACTTCTTCAACCAAACAACGGATGTAACACAGACGTTTGGCATCGAGAAGTATATCCCGTACCCCATGTACTCAGTGTTCAACCCCAGTGACCATGACCTGG TCTTGATCCGGCTGAAGAAGAAGGGGGACCGCTGTGCCATCCGCTCCCAGTTTGTCCAGCCCATCTGCCTGCCTGAGCCCAGCAGCCCCTTCCCCACTGGGCACAAGTGCCAAATTGCGGGCTGGGGCCACCAGGATGAGA ATGTGAGTGGCTACTCCAGCTCCCTGCGGGAGGCGCTGGTCCCCCTGGTCGCAGACCACAAGTGCAGCAGCCCCGAGGTGTACGGAGCAGACATTAGCCCCAACATGCTGTGTGCAGGTTACTTCGACTGCAAGTCTGATGCCTGCCAG CAGCCCTGCCGCAGGGGGACTCAGGCGGGCCCCTGGCCTGTGAGAAGAACGGCGTGGCCTACCTATACGGCATCATCAGTTGGGGTGACGGCTGTGGGAGGCTTAACAAACCTGGCGTCTATACCCGTGTAG